From Serinicoccus profundi, the proteins below share one genomic window:
- a CDS encoding HNH endonuclease signature motif containing protein: MIERSIAAYRPDAAMRRQIVAADVYSRAPGSRAPAVACEIDHEQPFGSGGPTRESNLALKDVRSHQFKTEGWWSSALAPRRDLTWETILGQIEQTRGHDYRQYLPSARTTGVTTTVTTSDPRDGTHPDAAVTDPAAPSALDAVDEPGRPTPEDDLDLACRALYSALAHRGVGALLADPDDADGATDHDPRLTGWITLTHRGQDGQRRGGAPEDLATVASLLGFSSPTVADASDASDASADRRDMKRGHDTAESTPPWREPRDEPPPF, from the coding sequence TTGATCGAGCGCAGCATCGCGGCTTACCGCCCCGACGCCGCCATGCGCCGGCAGATCGTGGCAGCCGACGTCTACTCCCGGGCTCCTGGCAGCAGAGCACCCGCTGTCGCGTGCGAGATCGACCACGAGCAGCCCTTCGGGTCCGGCGGTCCCACCCGTGAGAGCAACCTCGCCCTCAAGGACGTCCGCAGCCACCAGTTCAAGACCGAGGGATGGTGGAGCAGCGCCCTGGCTCCGCGACGCGACCTCACCTGGGAGACGATCCTCGGTCAGATCGAGCAGACCCGCGGCCACGACTACCGCCAGTACCTCCCGTCGGCGCGCACCACGGGCGTCACCACGACCGTCACCACGTCGGACCCGCGCGACGGGACGCATCCCGACGCCGCGGTCACCGACCCGGCCGCGCCTTCCGCTCTTGACGCCGTTGACGAGCCCGGGCGTCCGACCCCGGAGGACGACCTGGACCTCGCCTGCCGCGCCCTCTACTCCGCGCTCGCCCACCGCGGCGTGGGTGCTCTCCTCGCCGATCCCGACGACGCCGACGGAGCGACTGACCACGACCCGAGACTGACCGGCTGGATCACGCTGACGCACCGCGGACAGGACGGGCAGCGACGGGGAGGCGCGCCGGAGGATCTGGCGACGGTGGCCAGCCTGTTGGGCTTCAGCTCGCCGACGGTCGCCGACGCCTCCGACGCCTCCGACGCGTCAGCCGACAGGCGCGACATGAAGCGGGGCCACGACACCGCGGAGTCGACCCCGCCCTGGCGTGAGCCACGGGACGAACCACCGCCGTTCTGA
- a CDS encoding flavodoxin family protein, with protein sequence MEAPNYAGLRALLVNCSLTPDAETSHTGRLLDVVDHLMSGAGVEVDRLHLVEHQIAPGVQPDMREHGWDHDDWPDLWPRVEAADILVIGTPLWLGEESSVCRVLIERLYAMSAMLNERGQSIYYGKVGGAVITGNEDGVKHTSMSLLFAMQHLGLVIPPQADCGWLGEIGPGPSYGDPREGKPPVGFDNDFTRRNATIMSWNLMHTAHLLKEAGGLPTYGNDRNALADGELFGYAEPRAVPGT encoded by the coding sequence GTGGAGGCACCGAACTACGCAGGCCTGCGAGCCCTGCTCGTCAACTGCTCACTCACGCCCGACGCCGAGACGTCGCACACCGGCCGGCTGCTGGACGTCGTCGACCACCTCATGAGCGGCGCCGGGGTCGAGGTCGACCGGCTGCACCTCGTCGAGCACCAGATCGCCCCGGGTGTCCAGCCCGACATGCGCGAGCACGGCTGGGACCATGACGACTGGCCGGACCTGTGGCCCCGCGTCGAGGCGGCTGACATCCTCGTCATCGGCACGCCGCTGTGGCTCGGCGAGGAGTCCTCGGTCTGCCGGGTCCTCATCGAACGCCTCTACGCCATGTCGGCGATGCTCAACGAGCGCGGCCAGTCGATCTACTACGGCAAGGTCGGCGGTGCCGTCATCACCGGCAACGAGGACGGCGTCAAGCACACCTCGATGTCCCTGCTCTTCGCGATGCAGCACCTCGGCCTGGTCATCCCGCCGCAGGCCGACTGCGGATGGCTCGGCGAGATCGGTCCGGGGCCCTCCTACGGCGACCCGCGCGAGGGCAAGCCCCCGGTGGGCTTCGACAACGACTTCACCCGCCGCAACGCCACGATCATGAGCTGGAACCTCATGCACACCGCGCACCTGCTCAAGGAGGCCGGCGGCCTGCCGACCTACGGCAACGACCGCAACGCGCTCGCCGATGGAGAGCTCTTCGGGTATGCCGAGCCCCGGGCGGTCCCAGGCACCTGA
- a CDS encoding AGE family epimerase/isomerase has protein sequence MSGERTAYPGGQAYRRARRVELLRFAQASRVADGFGYLDDGGTVDPSHPVELYVTCRMTHVFGLGLLVGDPPAPGGPGGGRELTELATHGVTALLDGPLSDTEHGGWFASVREGAVDVATKQAYAHAFVVLAASTARTAGIPRAEELLEEALAVQEAHFWDEEAGMVVEEWDASFTDLDPYRGLNSAMHTVEDYLAAWDAGAGAQWRERALRIATRVIGWAGENSWRIPEHFDADWRPLPEHNADRPADPFRPYGATVGHGLEWARLLLTLATTGDGSAPPAGLATPARLVEAGTRLAERAIRDGWTADGQDGFVYTTDWEGRPVVRERMHWVLTEAIATSTVLHQVTGGARHADDVERWWAYADRHLIDPDGLSWRHELDQDNAPSARTWPGRPDAYHAYQAALVADIPGAASFAGGVAAWST, from the coding sequence ATGAGCGGTGAGCGGACGGCATACCCCGGCGGTCAGGCGTACCGCCGGGCGCGCCGGGTCGAGCTGCTGCGTTTCGCGCAGGCCTCGCGGGTCGCCGACGGCTTCGGCTACCTCGACGACGGCGGGACGGTGGACCCCAGCCATCCGGTCGAGCTCTACGTCACCTGTCGGATGACCCACGTCTTCGGCCTCGGGCTGCTGGTCGGCGACCCGCCGGCGCCCGGCGGGCCGGGGGGGGGGCGGGAGCTGACCGAGTTGGCCACCCACGGGGTGACGGCGCTGCTCGACGGTCCGCTGAGCGACACCGAGCACGGCGGGTGGTTCGCCTCCGTGCGGGAGGGTGCCGTCGACGTCGCGACCAAGCAGGCGTATGCCCATGCCTTCGTCGTGCTCGCCGCCAGCACCGCCCGCACCGCCGGGATCCCGCGTGCCGAGGAACTGCTGGAGGAGGCGCTCGCTGTCCAGGAGGCGCACTTCTGGGACGAGGAGGCGGGCATGGTCGTCGAGGAGTGGGACGCGAGCTTCACCGACCTCGACCCCTACCGCGGCCTCAACTCGGCGATGCACACGGTCGAGGACTATCTCGCCGCCTGGGACGCCGGGGCGGGTGCGCAGTGGCGGGAGCGCGCGCTGCGGATCGCCACGCGGGTCATCGGCTGGGCGGGGGAGAACTCCTGGCGCATCCCCGAGCACTTCGACGCCGACTGGCGACCGCTGCCGGAGCACAACGCCGACCGGCCGGCCGACCCCTTCCGGCCCTACGGCGCGACGGTGGGGCACGGGCTGGAGTGGGCCCGACTGCTGCTGACCCTGGCGACCACCGGCGACGGCTCCGCACCTCCGGCGGGGCTCGCGACGCCGGCCCGCCTGGTGGAGGCCGGCACCCGGCTCGCGGAGCGGGCGATCAGAGACGGCTGGACGGCGGACGGCCAGGACGGCTTCGTCTACACCACCGACTGGGAGGGCCGGCCGGTCGTGCGCGAGCGCATGCACTGGGTCCTCACCGAGGCGATCGCCACCTCGACCGTGCTGCACCAGGTCACCGGTGGGGCTAGGCACGCCGACGACGTGGAGCGCTGGTGGGCGTATGCCGACCGCCACCTCATCGACCCCGACGGCCTCTCCTGGCGGCACGAGCTGGATCAGGACAACGCCCCCAGCGCCCGCACCTGGCCGGGGCGGCCGGACGCCTACCACGCCTACCAGGCCGCCCTGGTCGCCGACATCCCCGGCGCGGCGTCCTTCGCCGGGGGAGTGGCCGCCTGGTCGACATGA
- a CDS encoding M20 family metallopeptidase, whose translation MPTTHASAVRTVVEEHLEEVLGDLELLVGLETPSRRRDLLEVALPRIEAYLVQRLGEPSRRVQHDGGEFGDVLDLTWPGVGARGEVLFLAHYDTVWPEGTLDGWPLTRDGDVLTGPGVLDMKVGIVQTVWMLLALRRLGVPHPDVRLLLTPDEEIGSRAGRAHLEAAASDALATLITEPSAAGAVKTRRKGMVFADVTVHGVESHAGLDPEAGASAVHELAGLVPQLVALADRERETTVNVGTITGGSGRNVVAGRATCEVDVRIQEPAEEDRVVGALEALHVSDERCRLEVDIDRNRPPMNPTPHTARLLELVRTVGDDLGVDVGDEAVGGASDGNFIAALGLPVLDGLGGIGAGPHARHEHILVSGIPRQTALMAGLVELLGRG comes from the coding sequence ATGCCGACCACTCACGCGAGCGCCGTCCGGACCGTCGTCGAGGAGCACCTGGAGGAGGTGCTCGGCGACCTGGAGCTGCTCGTCGGCCTGGAGACGCCGAGCCGACGCCGCGACCTGCTGGAGGTCGCGCTGCCCCGGATCGAGGCATACCTCGTGCAGCGACTGGGTGAGCCGAGCCGTCGCGTCCAGCACGACGGCGGCGAGTTCGGCGACGTGCTCGACCTGACGTGGCCGGGGGTGGGCGCTCGGGGCGAGGTGCTGTTCCTCGCGCACTACGACACCGTTTGGCCGGAAGGGACCCTGGACGGGTGGCCGCTGACGCGCGACGGGGACGTGCTCACCGGCCCGGGCGTGCTCGACATGAAGGTCGGCATCGTCCAGACGGTCTGGATGCTCCTGGCCCTACGCAGGCTCGGCGTGCCGCACCCGGACGTGCGGCTCCTGCTCACCCCTGACGAGGAGATCGGCTCCCGCGCCGGGCGGGCGCACCTGGAGGCCGCGGCGTCGGACGCGCTCGCCACCCTCATCACCGAGCCGAGCGCGGCCGGGGCGGTGAAGACCCGGCGCAAGGGCATGGTGTTCGCGGACGTCACCGTGCACGGGGTCGAGTCGCACGCGGGGCTCGACCCGGAGGCTGGCGCGAGCGCGGTGCACGAGCTGGCCGGGCTGGTGCCGCAGCTCGTGGCGCTCGCGGACCGAGAGCGGGAGACGACCGTCAACGTCGGCACGATCACCGGTGGGTCCGGGCGCAACGTCGTGGCCGGACGGGCGACCTGCGAGGTCGACGTGCGGATCCAGGAACCCGCCGAGGAGGACCGCGTCGTCGGGGCGCTGGAAGCCCTGCACGTGTCGGACGAACGGTGTCGCCTCGAGGTCGACATCGACCGCAACCGGCCTCCGATGAACCCCACGCCGCACACCGCCCGGCTCCTGGAGCTCGTGCGCACGGTCGGCGACGACCTCGGGGTGGACGTCGGCGACGAGGCGGTGGGCGGCGCGAGCGACGGCAACTTCATCGCCGCTCTCGGCCTGCCGGTGCTCGACGGCCTCGGCGGCATCGGCGCCGGCCCGCACGCCCGGCACGAGCACATCCTCGTCAGCGGGATCCCTCGGCAGACCGCCCTCATGGCGGGGCTCGTGGAACTCCTGGGCCGCGGCTGA
- a CDS encoding enoyl-CoA hydratase/isomerase family protein, which translates to MASPPTDGTVRVVEGERGTTVVLDRPARRNALTLPMWRQLAEVVADQGGPQDPVGGERPDALVITGAGGYFCSGADLDTLAWAREDPAHAAEFVDAVVTALLTIHVSSRPVVALVEGGAAGGGVEIMAACDSRVALGAPTLVFPFGRHGMTLDDFTRWRLDLLVGSSTAQRLVDGHHVVGAEEARELGLFDGSPPDAALPTSSGPAVGLALDRSHPGDGRGDATGRGTDDATGRGTDDATGAPAYLRPGETLAGAARRAGAPMLAALQTGPP; encoded by the coding sequence ATGGCCTCCCCACCGACCGACGGCACCGTGCGCGTCGTCGAGGGCGAGCGGGGCACCACCGTGGTGCTGGACCGCCCGGCCCGCCGCAACGCCCTCACCCTGCCGATGTGGCGCCAGCTCGCCGAGGTCGTGGCCGATCAGGGCGGGCCGCAGGACCCCGTCGGTGGGGAGCGTCCGGACGCGCTGGTCATCACCGGTGCCGGCGGCTACTTCTGTTCCGGCGCCGACCTCGACACCTTGGCCTGGGCCCGCGAGGACCCCGCGCACGCGGCGGAGTTCGTCGACGCGGTCGTCACGGCCCTGCTGACGATCCACGTCTCGTCCCGGCCTGTCGTGGCTCTGGTCGAGGGCGGCGCTGCCGGCGGTGGGGTCGAGATCATGGCAGCCTGCGACTCCAGGGTGGCGCTCGGCGCGCCCACCCTCGTCTTCCCCTTCGGCCGCCACGGGATGACGCTCGACGACTTCACCCGGTGGCGGCTCGACCTGCTCGTCGGCTCCTCGACGGCGCAGCGGCTGGTCGACGGCCACCACGTGGTCGGCGCCGAGGAGGCCCGCGAGCTGGGGCTGTTCGATGGCTCCCCGCCCGACGCGGCCCTGCCCACCTCCTCCGGGCCCGCCGTCGGCCTCGCCCTCGACCGATCGCACCCCGGCGACGGGAGGGGCGACGCGACGGGCCGTGGAACGGACGACGCGACGGGCCGTGGAACGGACGACGCGACGGGAGCACCGGCATACCTCCGGCCCGGCGAGACCCTGGCCGGTGCGGCGCGACGCGCGGGCGCCCCTATGCTCGCCGCGCTTCAGACCGGCCCGCCCTGA
- a CDS encoding amidohydrolase has product MSQTTSILESAEHADLRESLHELYRHLHAHPELSMQEEATAALIEERMGGLGYDVFRCGGTGVVATLRNGEGPVVGFRADTDALPVEEDTGLEYASTARGTMPDGTDVPVMHACGHDMHVTAAIGAATLLAGDREAWSGTVVFLFQPGEETAQGAVSMLDDGLWERAERPEVIYGQHVWPGITGTIDVTPGPAMTFSDAWRVTVRGRGGHGSQPESTIDPVVLAAHMIVRIQSLKSREVPAQKAAVITIATIHAGLKENIIPATAEFTVNMRNLDADVREHLLGALRRVILAEAMASDAPEPVIEEIYTFPLLVNDEEETARVIEVLRGAIGEEQVNEIPAVMGSEDFGALPDAIGVPGVYWFFGGLTREEVEGEEPTVTNHSPHFGPQLEPTLGIGVSAAYAVLTSRLRPGGVG; this is encoded by the coding sequence ATGTCGCAGACCACGAGCATCCTGGAGTCAGCAGAGCACGCCGACCTGCGCGAGTCGCTGCACGAGCTCTACCGCCACCTCCATGCCCACCCCGAGCTGTCGATGCAGGAGGAGGCCACCGCCGCCCTCATCGAGGAGCGGATGGGCGGGCTGGGCTACGACGTCTTCCGCTGCGGCGGCACCGGCGTCGTGGCCACGCTGCGCAACGGCGAGGGCCCGGTCGTGGGGTTCCGCGCGGACACCGACGCGCTGCCCGTGGAGGAGGACACCGGCCTGGAGTATGCCTCGACCGCCCGCGGCACCATGCCCGACGGCACGGACGTGCCCGTCATGCACGCGTGCGGCCACGACATGCACGTCACGGCGGCGATCGGGGCTGCCACGCTGCTCGCGGGGGACCGGGAGGCGTGGTCGGGCACGGTCGTCTTCCTCTTCCAGCCGGGGGAGGAGACCGCGCAGGGGGCGGTCTCGATGCTCGACGACGGGCTGTGGGAGCGCGCCGAGCGCCCCGAGGTGATCTACGGGCAGCACGTCTGGCCGGGCATCACGGGAACCATCGACGTCACGCCCGGGCCGGCGATGACCTTCTCCGACGCCTGGCGGGTGACCGTCCGGGGGCGTGGTGGCCACGGGTCGCAGCCGGAGTCGACCATCGACCCGGTCGTGCTGGCCGCGCACATGATCGTGCGCATCCAGAGCCTCAAGAGCCGCGAGGTGCCGGCGCAGAAGGCCGCCGTCATCACGATCGCGACGATCCATGCCGGCCTCAAGGAGAACATCATCCCGGCGACGGCCGAGTTCACCGTCAACATGCGCAACCTGGACGCCGACGTGCGCGAGCACCTGCTGGGTGCGCTGCGCCGGGTCATCCTCGCCGAGGCCATGGCCTCCGACGCCCCCGAGCCGGTCATCGAGGAGATCTACACCTTCCCCCTGCTCGTCAATGACGAGGAGGAGACCGCGCGGGTCATCGAGGTGTTGCGCGGCGCGATCGGCGAGGAGCAGGTCAACGAGATCCCGGCGGTCATGGGCAGCGAGGACTTCGGCGCGCTGCCGGACGCGATCGGGGTGCCGGGCGTCTACTGGTTCTTCGGCGGCCTCACCCGCGAGGAGGTCGAGGGGGAGGAGCCGACGGTGACCAACCACTCGCCGCACTTCGGCCCGCAGCTCGAGCCCACGCTGGGCATCGGGGTCTCCGCCGCCTACGCCGTCCTCACCTCCCGCCTGCGCCCCGGCGGGGTCGGCTGA
- a CDS encoding diacylglycerol/lipid kinase family protein, producing the protein MGGDGSIHRFLQVVQDQGLLGRIGTVGVVPLGTGNDLVRGAGIPLDPQEAARVAVAGATTERGLMVDDTGSVVVNVVHAGVAAEATAHAGEVKGVLGKAAYAWGALRAGLTSKGWHLRVSVDGEGIADDDRPALMVTLALGSSVGGGTPVAPHARADDGQVEVVVAHGVGPLPGSVSRWTCARGGTWSARTSPSPRAGRSWCAPTASRTPSGSTPTARSRTSG; encoded by the coding sequence ATGGGCGGCGACGGGTCCATCCACCGTTTCCTGCAGGTCGTGCAGGACCAGGGACTGCTGGGGCGCATCGGGACGGTCGGCGTCGTGCCGCTGGGCACCGGCAACGACCTGGTGCGCGGGGCCGGGATCCCGCTCGACCCCCAGGAGGCCGCGCGGGTCGCGGTCGCCGGCGCCACGACCGAGCGCGGCCTCATGGTGGACGACACCGGCTCGGTCGTCGTCAACGTCGTGCACGCCGGGGTCGCGGCCGAGGCGACGGCGCACGCGGGCGAGGTCAAGGGTGTGCTCGGCAAGGCGGCCTACGCCTGGGGTGCCCTGCGGGCGGGGCTGACCTCCAAGGGCTGGCACCTGCGGGTCAGCGTGGACGGCGAGGGGATCGCCGACGACGACCGGCCCGCGCTCATGGTCACCCTCGCGCTGGGCAGCTCGGTCGGCGGTGGAACCCCGGTCGCCCCGCACGCGCGGGCGGACGACGGCCAGGTCGAGGTGGTCGTCGCGCACGGCGTGGGTCCGCTGCCCGGGTCCGTTTCGCGCTGGACCTGCGCAAGGGGCGGCACGTGGAGCGCGAGGACGTCACCCTCACCTCGGGCCGGGAGGTCGTGGTGCGCGCCGACCGCGAGCAGGACGCCTTCCGGGTCAACACCGACGGCGAGGTCGAGGACGAGCGGGTGA
- a CDS encoding nucleoside/nucleotide kinase family protein — protein MARQLAVALTGAPGPAHRVTLSEVVAQASALAVSGTRTLLGISGAPGAGKSTVVEAILAELGPRAAWVPMDGFHLDNGVLEGLGRRGRKGAWDTFDVEGYVALLQRVRDLPAADAVVYAPALDRSLETAVAAAIPVPAEASLVLTEGNYLLHDAGGWEQVRPLLDQVWFLEVPEQERVRRLLGRRTQDGEALEQARAWVHDVNQVNAGLVLADAHRADLRLRLTTRGDDSAGGSGR, from the coding sequence GTGGCTCGACAACTCGCGGTGGCGCTCACCGGTGCTCCCGGGCCTGCACACCGGGTCACCCTCTCGGAGGTCGTGGCCCAAGCGAGCGCGCTGGCCGTGTCCGGAACCCGCACCCTGCTCGGCATCAGCGGGGCGCCGGGGGCGGGCAAGTCGACGGTCGTCGAGGCGATCCTCGCCGAGCTCGGCCCGCGCGCGGCGTGGGTCCCCATGGACGGCTTCCACCTCGACAACGGGGTGCTGGAAGGTCTGGGGCGGCGCGGACGCAAGGGCGCCTGGGACACCTTCGACGTCGAGGGGTATGTCGCGCTCCTGCAGCGGGTGCGCGACCTGCCCGCCGCGGACGCCGTGGTCTACGCCCCGGCCTTAGACCGGTCCCTCGAGACGGCCGTCGCCGCGGCGATCCCGGTGCCCGCGGAGGCCTCCCTCGTGCTCACCGAGGGCAACTACCTGCTCCACGACGCCGGCGGCTGGGAGCAGGTCCGCCCGCTGCTCGACCAGGTGTGGTTCCTCGAGGTGCCTGAGCAGGAGCGGGTCCGGCGACTGCTCGGGCGGCGCACGCAGGACGGCGAGGCGCTCGAGCAGGCTCGGGCGTGGGTCCACGACGTCAACCAGGTCAACGCCGGGCTGGTGCTGGCCGACGCCCACCGGGCCGACCTGCGGCTCCGCCTGACCACCCGCGGCGACGACAGCGCCGGGGGGAGCGGGCGATGA
- a CDS encoding glycoside hydrolase family 2, translated as MPHTQLSRRSLLGWGSLAAIGASVTGAGAAQADAQFPNPGKETPLAAIRSYGDMITQLERLASGSRYPVTVRTLSQVGTAEALSEQGRELYVATVGTGPTPAGQPYFCSEYGGIWWVPESARSGADSVNDSGESWGYGDRVRDEEEFYARAEGLTRVLDQDPLMFGYCYTQLTDVFQEKNGIYGSDRSEKFDPARIRAIFGAEAAYERGD; from the coding sequence ATGCCGCATACCCAGTTGTCCCGCCGTTCCCTGCTCGGTTGGGGGAGCCTGGCCGCCATCGGCGCGTCCGTGACCGGCGCCGGCGCCGCGCAGGCCGACGCGCAGTTCCCCAACCCCGGCAAGGAGACGCCGCTGGCGGCGATCCGCTCCTACGGCGACATGATCACCCAGCTGGAGCGCCTGGCGAGCGGCAGCCGCTACCCCGTGACCGTCCGCACCCTGTCGCAGGTCGGCACGGCGGAGGCGCTGAGTGAGCAGGGTCGTGAGCTGTATGTCGCGACCGTCGGCACCGGCCCGACCCCTGCCGGACAGCCGTACTTCTGCAGCGAGTACGGCGGGATCTGGTGGGTGCCGGAGTCGGCCCGCTCCGGGGCCGACTCGGTCAACGACTCCGGTGAGTCCTGGGGCTACGGCGACCGGGTGCGCGACGAGGAGGAGTTCTACGCCCGGGCCGAGGGCCTCACCCGGGTGCTCGACCAGGACCCGCTGATGTTCGGCTACTGCTACACCCAGCTCACCGATGTCTTCCAGGAGAAGAACGGGATCTACGGCTCCGACCGGAGCGAGAAGTTCGACCCGGCCCGGATCCGCGCGATCTTCGGTGCCGAGGCCGCCTACGAGCGGGGTGACTGA
- a CDS encoding saccharopine dehydrogenase family protein gives MTRDLDITLFGATGFVGRLVAEHLVQAAPEGVVVALAGRSRERLATVRDELGPAASGWPLMVADSTDAASLRSLAARSRVVISTVGPYQRHGIPLVEACAQEGTDYCDLTGEVLFVREAIERCHEQARASGARIVVSCGFDSVPSDLGVHLLRRAAEADGAGGLTDTTMWVREARGGISGGTIDSMRVQLERMRDEPALRRVVGDPFALTGGRQGASGQREHWRPFVEEGSGRWAVPFFMAPYNTRLVRRSDALLDGASGPRFRYRELVSTGRGLRGGLRARALVAGMGALLGAMATPGLRSLVDRALPSPGEGPDRARREAGSFRTETLTTTEDGSRYAATIAGRGDPGYAATSVELGQAALVLLATRGRPGREGGVLTPAMALGDDLVEALRAQGFTLAVERRDAADAAPGAATGAGRG, from the coding sequence GTGACACGCGACCTCGACATCACCCTCTTCGGAGCGACCGGATTCGTCGGACGGCTGGTGGCCGAGCACCTGGTGCAGGCCGCCCCGGAGGGGGTGGTGGTCGCCCTCGCCGGCCGGTCGCGGGAGCGCCTCGCCACGGTCCGGGACGAGCTCGGCCCGGCGGCGTCGGGCTGGCCGCTCATGGTGGCCGACTCCACCGACGCCGCCTCGCTGCGCTCCCTCGCGGCCCGCTCGCGCGTCGTCATCAGCACGGTCGGGCCCTACCAGCGGCACGGCATACCCCTCGTCGAGGCGTGCGCGCAGGAGGGGACGGACTACTGCGACCTCACCGGTGAGGTGCTCTTCGTGCGCGAGGCGATCGAGCGCTGCCACGAGCAGGCCCGGGCCAGCGGGGCCCGGATCGTCGTCTCCTGCGGCTTCGACTCGGTGCCCTCCGACCTCGGGGTCCACCTGCTGCGCCGGGCGGCGGAGGCGGACGGAGCCGGCGGTCTGACCGACACCACGATGTGGGTGCGGGAGGCGCGAGGAGGGATCAGCGGGGGCACGATCGACTCGATGCGGGTCCAGCTGGAACGGATGCGTGACGAGCCTGCCCTGCGGCGGGTGGTGGGTGACCCCTTCGCCCTCACCGGTGGCCGCCAGGGTGCCTCGGGCCAGCGTGAGCACTGGCGACCCTTCGTCGAGGAGGGGAGCGGCCGCTGGGCTGTGCCGTTCTTCATGGCGCCCTACAACACCCGCCTGGTGCGCCGCTCGGACGCCCTGCTCGACGGCGCCTCCGGTCCGCGCTTCCGCTACCGCGAGCTCGTGAGCACCGGCCGCGGCCTGCGTGGAGGGCTGCGGGCCCGCGCCCTGGTCGCGGGAATGGGCGCCCTCCTCGGGGCCATGGCGACGCCGGGGCTGCGCTCCCTGGTGGACCGGGCACTGCCGTCACCGGGGGAGGGACCGGACCGCGCACGCCGCGAGGCCGGGTCGTTCCGCACCGAGACCCTCACCACGACCGAGGACGGCAGCAGATATGCCGCGACCATCGCCGGTCGAGGTGACCCCGGCTATGCCGCGACCTCCGTCGAGCTGGGCCAGGCGGCGCTCGTCCTGCTCGCCACCCGGGGGAGGCCGGGCCGGGAGGGAGGCGTGCTCACGCCCGCCATGGCCCTCGGTGACGACCTCGTCGAGGCGCTGCGCGCCCAGGGCTTCACCCTCGCGGTGGAGCGCAGGGACGCCGCCGACGCTGCCCCGGGCGCTGCGACCGGGGCCGGTCGGGGGTGA